In Deltaproteobacteria bacterium, a genomic segment contains:
- a CDS encoding glycosyltransferase family 39 protein, with protein sequence MFSYSVLFCIIFIFRIIFALNVNLIDDEAYHWSWSKNQMLSYYDHPGMISWLNWLSTSLLGDTIFAIRLPSFIFYSLSLVMLWKLAKELFDEKVAFFVCMLMLWTPFWGFGGYVNSPEPVFIFFWLLGAWVFWQSIRPDEKKWSLKKTWILLGLIMGLGLNSKFIMAMLAFGFGAFLLFSKNHRKHLLSKWPWLGFLLATLICIPIFLWNIEFDWPGFKYQFHGRHTGEALSLARWLTWFSTQFLFYTPPVYLLMLVSLIYSFFHLKDLRIRFLFFLALPSYLVFYTQPLFADYKPHWSGPASFFVCILAAHLYYTGWLYTGWRRSFSKYKSSEFKKDKWILKPVNKKWKLSFLVFLIPLNLFIYTPFVYPIYPKIYRALTTSPWNPRHDLSNEFFGWEEAGQYFLKRQRELHSETGAKPFLSAIRYETTAQSIWGTKENVLMLNKFVSHYTVTQNKWHLLEKYTGSSTLILTTDKYPDNPMEFAKFDSCTSEEFKFYRVDEHSRTFYFWFCKNFQGIKYN encoded by the coding sequence ATGTTTAGTTACTCTGTTTTATTTTGTATTATATTTATTTTTAGAATTATTTTCGCTCTCAACGTCAATCTTATTGATGATGAGGCTTATCATTGGTCATGGTCTAAAAATCAAATGCTTTCCTACTACGACCACCCTGGAATGATCTCTTGGCTCAACTGGTTATCTACTTCACTTTTGGGCGATACGATATTTGCGATACGACTTCCCTCTTTTATCTTTTACTCCTTGAGTTTAGTCATGCTTTGGAAATTGGCTAAGGAATTATTCGACGAGAAAGTCGCTTTTTTTGTTTGTATGCTGATGCTTTGGACTCCCTTCTGGGGATTTGGTGGCTATGTCAATTCACCCGAACCTGTTTTTATTTTTTTCTGGCTTTTAGGGGCCTGGGTTTTTTGGCAATCCATCCGACCCGATGAAAAAAAATGGTCCTTAAAAAAAACTTGGATTCTTCTGGGGTTGATCATGGGTTTGGGACTGAATTCTAAATTTATTATGGCCATGTTGGCCTTTGGATTTGGAGCCTTCCTATTGTTTTCTAAGAACCATAGAAAGCATTTGCTTTCAAAATGGCCATGGCTGGGATTTTTACTTGCAACGCTTATTTGTATTCCCATCTTTCTTTGGAATATCGAGTTCGACTGGCCAGGCTTTAAATATCAATTTCACGGAAGACATACCGGAGAGGCCCTTTCCTTGGCTCGGTGGCTCACTTGGTTTTCTACTCAATTTTTATTTTACACTCCACCTGTTTACCTACTGATGTTGGTTTCCCTCATTTATTCATTTTTTCATTTAAAAGATCTACGTATTCGTTTTTTATTTTTTCTAGCTCTTCCTAGTTACCTGGTGTTCTACACGCAGCCACTCTTTGCTGATTACAAACCCCATTGGTCTGGCCCTGCCTCCTTTTTTGTCTGCATTCTCGCGGCTCATCTTTATTATACTGGCTGGCTTTATACTGGTTGGCGCAGGAGTTTCAGTAAGTATAAATCCAGCGAGTTTAAAAAAGATAAATGGATTCTCAAACCTGTAAATAAAAAATGGAAACTCAGCTTTTTGGTGTTTCTAATTCCCTTAAATTTATTTATTTATACTCCATTTGTTTACCCTATTTATCCCAAAATTTATAGAGCTCTGACGACCTCGCCGTGGAATCCACGCCATGATCTATCCAATGAGTTTTTTGGATGGGAAGAAGCTGGTCAATATTTTTTAAAACGTCAGAGAGAGCTCCATTCAGAAACAGGAGCCAAACCTTTTCTTTCTGCTATCAGATACGAAACAACGGCCCAAAGTATTTGGGGAACAAAGGAAAATGTTCTGATGCTTAATAAATTTGTCAGTCATTATACCGTGACTCAAAATAAATGGCACTTGCTTGAAAAATACACGGGATCAAGCACTCTGATTCTTACGACTGATAAGTACCCAGATAATCCCATGGAGTTTGCTAAATTTGACTCTTGCACTTCTGAAGAATTTAAATTTTACCGAGTCGATGAGCACTCTCGAACTTTTTATTTTTGGTTTTGCAAAAATTTTCAAGGAATTAAATATAATTAG